A window of Ketobacter sp. MCCC 1A13808 genomic DNA:
AGATCGTTTGTGAAGTTATAAGAGACTCAATAACACGACTGTGCGTAAAAGATCACCAAAACAACCAATGTATATTAGATGCGTGGTTAAGTAATAAGACACCTGAAAATTGCGAGACTTGGATAAAAAGCCAGGCATCAAAATCGTTCGTAGTAATTGAAGATGAAACTCCGATTGGTATATCAATAATTGGGAACAATGGATATATCTATTTATGTTATATGCATCCAGAAAAAGTAGGATTGGGTTTTGGTAAACAGTTGATTCTGGCTTGTGAAAACCACGCGACGCTTTTGGGGCTTGAAAGATTA
This region includes:
- a CDS encoding GNAT family N-acetyltransferase yields the protein MIVEARVEHAQIVCEVIRDSITRLCVKDHQNNQCILDAWLSNKTPENCETWIKSQASKSFVVIEDETPIGISIIGNNGYIYLCYMHPEKVGLGFGKQLILACENHATLLGLERLKVDSSLTAKKFYEAQGFVRSGDPFVEDNLRSYPLCKQLNS